Within the Kineosporia corallincola genome, the region AGCTGCTTCGGCGGCAGGAACTGCTGCGCGCGGCGGGCAATTTCGAGTCGCAGCGGGAGTACGAGCGGGTGCGCATCTCCGGCGCCCCGCTGCCCCCGCTGCCCAGCCTGCTGATCGTCTGCGACGAGTTCTCCGAACTGCTCTCCGCCAAGCCGGACTTCATCGAGATGTTCGTGCAGATCGGCCGGCTGGGCCGGTCGCTGGGCGTGCACCTGCTGCTCGCCTCGCAGCGGCTGGAAGAGGGCAGACTGCGCGGCCTCGACACGCATCTGTCGTACCGCATCGCCCTGCGCACGTTCTCGGCGATGGAGAGCCGGATCGCGATCGGCACGTCGGACGCGTTCGAGCTGCCCCGCTCGCCCGGGCACGGCTACATCAAGTTCGGCACCGACCCGCTGATGCGTTTCCGCGCGGCCTTCGTGTCGGGTGCCTACCGGCGTGACGAGACCGGCCCGATCGCCGTGTCCAGCACCGCCGTCATGGATTTCACCTCGCAGTACACCCGCCTGACCGAGCCGCTGGAGGCCGAGCAGGAGACGCCCGAACCGGACGACGAGGCGGGCGGCGAGAAGCTGCTCGACGTGATGGTCGGCCGGCTGGAGGGCCGCGGTGAGCCCGCCCACCAGGTCTGGCTGCCGCCGCTGGGCGACTCCCCGACGCTCGGCGAGCTGCTGCCCGGCATCTCGGCGCACCCGCGGCGCGGTCTGACGGCGGCGGGGGTGGCCCCCGGTCTGGTGGCCCGGCTCGGTATCGTCGACCGGCCGTTCGAGCAGCGCCGGGACGTGCTGGAGATCGACCTGGCCGGCAGCGGCGGGCACGTGGTCGTGGTCGGCGGCCCGCGCAGCGGAAAGAGCACGATGCTGCGCGACCTGGTGCTCTCGCTGGCTCTCACCCACACCCCCGACGAGACACAGTTCTACGTGCTCGATTTCGGCGGCAGCACGTTCGCGGCGCTGGCCGGTCTGCCGCACGTCGGCGGGGTGAGCGGGCGGCTGGAGGTCAACAAGGTCCGCCGCACGGTGGCCGAGGTGATGGCCGTGCTGGTGGAGCGCGAGCGGTTGTTCGCGCGGATCGGCGTCGAGTCGATGGCCGAGTACCGCCGCATGCGGGCCGACGGCCGAGCGGTCGACGACCGGTTCGGCGACGTGTTCCTGGTCGTCGACGGCTGGGCCACGGTGCGCAGCGACTACGAGGACCTGGAGGCCGTCATCACCCAGATCGCCGCCCGGGGCCTCACCTACGGCGTGCACCTGGTGGTCGGCGCCAGCCGGTGGATGGAGATGCGGCCCGCCGCCCGGGACATGTTCGGCAGCCGGCTGGAGCTGCGCCTGGGCGACATCGCCGACTCGATGCTCGACCGGCGCACCGCGATGAACGTGCCGGAGGGCATCCCCGGCCGCGGCATCACCCCCGACCGGTTCCACTTCCTCACCGCGCTGCCGGTGCTCGACGCCGCGCAGGGGGTGGCCGAGACGGTGGCGGCGATCGCCCGGCACTGGCCCGGCCAGGCCGCGCCGCCGGTGCGGCTGCTGCCCGCCGAGTTCCCCTACAAGGAGCTGGAGCCGGCCGGTCCGGGCGGGATCCCGATCGGCGTCGCCGAGACCGACCTCGGGGTGGTGCGGCTCGACCTGGACTCCGACCCGCACTTCCTGCTCTACGGCGACTCCCGCTCCGGAAAGACCGCCTTCCTGCGGGCCTTCGGCCGGGCGCTGACCGAGCGGCACGGCCCGGAAGAGGCCCGCATCGTGGTGATCGACCACCGCCGCAGCCTGCTCGGGGCGATCACCGAGCCGCACCTGATCGGCTACGGCACCGGTGCCTCGCGCAGTGAGGAGATCCTGGCCGAGGTGGCGCAGGCCCTGCGCACCCGGCTGCCCGGCCCGGACGTCACCGCCGACCAGCTGCGCAACCGCAGCTGGTGGAAGGGGCCGGAGCTGTACGTGCTGGTCGACGACTACGACCTGGTGGCCACGGCGAGCGGCAACCCGCTCACGCTGCTCCAGGAGTTCCTGGGCCAGGCCCGCGACGTGGGCCTGCACGTGATCATCGCGCGCCGCTCCGGCGGTGCCGGGCGGGCGCTGTACGAACCGGTGACGATGGCGTTGCGGGAGATCGGGTCGGCCGGCGTGCTGCTGTCCGGCCAGCGCGACGAGGGTGCGCTGCTCGGCAACGTGCGGCCCTCGCCGCAGCCGCCCGGCCGGGGGTGGCTGGTCGACCGGGCCCGGGGCACCCAGCTGGTCCAGCTGGCCTGGCTGCCGCCGCCGGAGTGAGGGCCGACGTTGCACGGCTTTGCCGTGACAAAGCCCCTATGGGGTAAAGCGGATGTTTGGGTACCGTCTGATGTGAGCCGGATTTCGTGAAGTCCGGCAGCTTGGGGAGGAGCAGCCATGGGGGCACAACGAGTTGAGGTCGACCTGGCCTCGCTGACCACGTTCGCGCACAGCGTCGCCAAGCTGGCCGACAGCAACAGCGACGCCGCGCTGAGCGACCCGAAAGAACTGATCAACAACGTGAAGGTGGCGGCAACCTTCAACGGCGCCGGGGGATTTCATGAGGCCGCCACCTTCAGCGCCTATCACACGCGCCTGGCCGGCTCGGTGAGCATGCTGCTGGGCGAGGCCATCCAGGGGCTGACCAGCCTGGGATTCGGTGCCGAGGTCTGCGCGCTCAACTACGCGGGCAGCGACCAGCGCAACGCCGCTCTCCAGAAGCTCGCGCAGGCGGCCGCTGAAGACAACCACGACCTGGCCGACCTCACGCCGGGTCTGAAGGGCAAGTCACAGATCCCGGCCTCCGCGGTCGACGACGCTTTCACTCCCTCCAAGGAGGAGAAGGACGCGGAGAAGAAGTCGGACGAGCCGAAGCAGACCAAGAAGGAGACCCCGTCACCGGGGCTGTCCGACGAGCAGTGGGACAAGATCATCGAGGAGAAGGACGCCCACGCGGGTCCCGGCGTCACCGACATGACCTCGCAGGCCTGGGACGGCACCACCGACTACGAGGTGGAGATCGGTGAGGGCAAGTCGGTCACCATCCCGGCCGACGATCCCAGCGGTTCCTTCAAGTACGAGAAGCCCTATCGGCCGGGCTCGGGTTCCTGAGGCGGTGACGCGTGGCTGAACCGGATTACAGCTCGGGCAACAACTTCGGGTTCACCCCCGACCGGTGGGTGAAGGACGACCCTCGCAACGGTGAGCGCTTCTACAGCGGCACCACGTCGATGTACGACCTGGACAACGGCAAGACCGACTTCCACTCGATGCAGATCGATCTGATGGCCGTCATCGCGTCCAACCAGCGCGACGGTGCCCTGCGCAGCTCGGCCGCGATCTGGGGCCGGATCGCCGATCTGATCGAAAGCCTGCGTTCCGGGCTGGAGACGGCGGGAAACGGCATGATCTCCGGGTGGGACCCGGCGGTCACCGTGGCCGCGGCCAACTTCTACGAGCACGTCGGGGCGGGCACCTGGTCGCTCGCCGACTGGGTCACCTACGCCCGCGACAACCAGACAGCGGTCAGCCAGATGGCCGAGCAGGTGCTCTCGGCGAAGAAGCAGATGAAAACCATCTACCAGAGTTATCTTTCCGAGTACAACGCGAAGATGAAGGCGGCCGACGAGGCGATCGACCCGCAGGAGGCGCTCAGCCTCGGCACCAAGAGCGGCAGCCCCTACGGTGTCGTGGGCGTCGGTATCGGCCAGGAGATCCTGAAGAAGAACCTGATCGAAGAGGCCAACGACATCCGCGACCGCTACACCAAGCAGGCGGCCGACGTGATGACCAAGCTGGCCGACAACTACATCGCCAACGCCTCGGCCATGGACGAGGGCCAGACCTACCAGGGGCCCACCGAGTCGGCCACCCCGATCGGAGTGCTGCTGAAGCAGCTGCGCTCCGGTGGCGGGGGCAACGGTCTCAGCGGCCTGCCCGGCGGTGGCGGGGTGCGCAACGCGCTGGCCGACGGCTCCGCGGCACGGCAACGGCAGCTCGACGCCGCGCGGAAGAAGGCCGAGGAGGCCCGGCGCAAGGCGGCCGAGCAGTTGCGCAAGCAGAAGGAAGAGCTCCAGAAGCAGCTCGACCAGACCAAGAAGCCCACGGACGAGGGCTCCTCGAACCCGCCCAAGGATCTCGGCGACCCGCTCACCTCCGACGAGCTGCTGAACCAGGGCCCGGGCACGTCCCCGCAGAACCAGAGCGCCACCGACACCAAGAACCTCGGAAACCCGCTCACCGCCGAGGAACTGCTCAACCAGGGCGGCAAGTCGCCGGCCGGCGCCACCGACCCACTGAACGGCGCGGTTCCGCTCACCACCCGCCAGCTGCTGGCGTCCAACCCGGGCAACCCCGGCGGTCAAGAGCGTTCAGGGACGACGAACGGCAACGCCCCGCACTTCGGCAACCCGGCCGGGTTCAACACCGGCGGACCGGGCGAGAGCGGCATCGGGTCCGGTCGTCCGGGCGGCCTGTCGGGCGTTCCCGGCGCAGGCCTCCCCGGTGCCGGTGGGCCCGGCGGCCTGCCCACCAGCGGCAGCCCGCGCTCGTTCGGCACGGGCGGCGGGCCGGGCTCGGCCGGGTCGCGGCAGTCGCTGATGGGTCGGCTCACCTCCGGCGGCGGTCCCGGCGGCACCGGATCCGGGTTCCCCCCGGGCCTGGGGTCGCGGGGTGGCAGCGCCGGTGGGGCCCCGGGTGGGCCCGGCGCGGGGCGGCCCGGGCAGCCGGGCCAGAACGGCCGCGCTGGTCAGGGTGGTCCGGGAGGTCGTGGTCAGGGTGGTCAGAACGGCCGCCGGCCGGGCGATCCCGACGAGCGCGAGCCCTCGGCCACCAGCTACCGGGCCGACAGCGAGGAGTACCTCGGCGACGTGCCGAACGGCCCGCAGCAGCTGCTCGGCGCGCCGCGCCCACCGGCGTCGTTCGGTCAGGGGCCGGGCCCCGGCCTGCCCGGCCGCACGCAGCGCACCCGGCGCAGTCCCGAGGACGAGCTGACCGGGCGTCGCAAGAAGTCGATCCTGGAAGACGACGAACTGCTCTCCGCCCCGGCGGAGCGCCGTCCCGACCTGACCGGCCGCCGGGCGTTCGGCGACGGCGAGGAGCCGGGCAAGGTGGAGACGGTCGGCATCGGCGACCTGCTGCGGGGCGGTCAGGCCGCACCGCCGGTCACCACCACCGAGCGTGGCCGTCGCCCGGAGGCCCCGGTCACCGAGGAGACCGGCGCCGAGCAGTACTGGGAGGTCGACGTGCCGGAGCGGATCGTCGCTCCGCAGGAGCAGGAGGCGGCGGAGCGCCGGGGCCGGGCGCTCGGCCCGTCCTCGTAGCAACCTCGTAGCAACGGGCCGGCCTCCGGAGCAACAGGTCGGCAGAGAACGGGTACGGCGCCAAAGCCGCCCACAGCGGTGGCTTTGGCGCCATACCCTAGGGTGGGCGGTCCCCCGAACGGTCACGGAAGCGGCGGAGACATGGCACGGACGATCCAGGTAGCACCCGGGCGGCGTGGGGCCTACACCACGATCGGCGACGCGCTGGGCGACGCCCCGGCCGACGCGGTGGTCGAGGTGGCCGAGGGCACCTACCGGGAGGCGCTGTACCTGAGCGGCAAGAGCGTCGTCATCCGCCCGCTGCCCGGCGCCGGGCCGGTGATCATCGACGCCGACGGGGTGCCGCACGCGGCACTCAGCTGCCGCGACGGCGGGGTGCAGCTGGAGGGACTCGTCCTGCGGGCGGGTGGTGCGCCGGCCCTGTCGGCGGAGCGCTCGGAGATCCGGCTGGAGCGCTGCACCCTGAGTTCCCGTGACGCTGCGGGCATCAGCGTCAACGGCGGCCGCCTCGAGGTGCGCAAGTGCACGGTCGAGAACTCGGTCTACGGGCTGCTGATCGAAGACGCCGACGGCACGGTGACCGACTGCACGATCACCGACATCGTGGAAGACGGTGTGCTGGTGCGCATCGGCTCGGCCCCGGTGATCCGGGCCACCACGGTCAGCCGCTGCGGCAACCGCGGGTTCTACCTCTACCAGTTCGCCCGTCCGGTGCTGGAGGCCTGCGAGGTGTCCAACACCGGCGCGGCCGGTATCGCGGTGGCCTACCGCAGCGAGCCCACGCTGCGGCGCTGCCGGGTGCACGACGTCTCCGGCCCGGGCATCAGCTTCGGCCGGGGCACCGGTGGCCTGGTCGAGGAGTGCAAGCTGGAGAACACCGGCAGTCCCGGGCTGGAGATCGACGAGGAGGCGAGCCCGGTCGTGCGCGAGCGGGCCGAGGGGCTCGACGGCGCGGGCGACCTGTTCGACGAGATGCGCCGCGACGACGACGGCATCGAGAAGCTGCTCGCCGAGCTCGACGCGATGGTCGGCCTGACCGAGGTGAAGGCCGAGGTGCGTGGCCTGATCGACGAGCTCCAGGTGAACGAGTGGCGGCGCAGCGCGGGCCTTTCCGTGGCCGCGGGCAGCAACAACCTGATCTTCACCGGTGCCCCCGGCACCGGTAAGACCACCGTGGCGCGCATCTACGGCAAGCTGCTCGGTGCCCTGGGGGTGCTGCCGGGCGGCGGGTTCCGTGAGGTCAGCCGCCGCGACCTGGTCGGGCAGTACCTCGGGCACACCGCCGAGAAGACGGCCTCGGTGTTCGACGAGGCCAAGGGTGGCGTGCTGTTCATCGACGAGGCGTACACCCTGTCCCGTGCGGCGGGCAGCAACGACTTCGGCCAGGAGTCGATCGACACCCTGGTGAAGCTGATGGAGGACCACCGGCACGAGAGCGCCGTCATCGTGGCCGGTTACACCAGGGAGATGGCCGAGTTCCTCGACGCCAACCCGGGTCTGGCGTCGCGGTTCTCGAAATCGGTCGAGTTCGTGAACTACTCGCCCGACGACCTGCTGCTGATCATGGAACGGATGACGGCGGCGGGCGACTACCTGCTCACCGCGAGCACCACACCGCACCTGCACCGCTATTTCGACGGTCTGGCGGGCGACCCGAACTTCGGCAACGCCCGCGAGGCCCGCAAACTGTTCGAGGGTATGCGCAAGGCCCAGGCCCAGCGGCTGCGCCGGCTGTCCGGCCGGCCCACCCTCGAAGACCTGCGCACCCTGAACCAGGAAGACCTGTTCGACGTGATCGGGCGGCCCTGATGAGTGGCTCGGCGCAGGGCTCGCAGGCCGCCCGCCCGGCCCGGCAGGCCGCGGCGGACGTCGAGGTCAGGGGCGTGCCGCAACCAGCCGTGGCAGCTCGTGGTGCCACCGCGGAGGAGAGCCGGGCCTCGGCCGAGCGGGTCAGCCGGGCGGTCGCCGAGCAGCTGATCGCCACCAGCCGCCGGGTGGCCCCGGCCGCCGTGGTGCCCGTCGATCCGTCGCAGGACCCGGTGGGTCAGCCGGCCGAC harbors:
- the eccCa gene encoding type VII secretion protein EccCa — its product is MGTVVVKRAARRPEPEYPSGEIVLEAPPEIPAADGRAWQQMVMVLPMLAGSAAMVLIYTSGGRSSGPLMYVAGGLFGLSAIGMLGSQMMFSSSRTKQGMRTARQEYMRYLSQQRARVRRVIVQQRRALHYRYPAPDSLWSLPEGPRLWERRPGDGDFGMIRIGVGPQELATALIPPQTKPLDQLEPMCAAALRRFIRSYAVVPELPVVMALDGFSRVHVRGDGERARSMVRALVAQAVVMHAPDDLVVAVSAAPERRADWEFVKWLPHAQHPQRTDALGPLRLIADSVTGLEAMLDDIVGRRPRFDPSTASGRVGQHVVVVLDGGGVAGSDHLMTDGGIEGVTVFDLRGEVPRVLDYATLVLDVEADGGLRSTTLNATSEMGVADTLGPAEAEALAMQLAPLRMTRAARGDAALATDIGLADLLGIGDPGQLDTAVTWQPRPSRDRLRVPIGVSPEGIQTDLDLKESALEGMGPHGLLIGATGSGKSELLRTLVLALAATHDSQVLNFVLIDFKGGATFTKLDRLPHTSAVITNLVDELPLVDRMTDAINGELLRRQELLRAAGNFESQREYERVRISGAPLPPLPSLLIVCDEFSELLSAKPDFIEMFVQIGRLGRSLGVHLLLASQRLEEGRLRGLDTHLSYRIALRTFSAMESRIAIGTSDAFELPRSPGHGYIKFGTDPLMRFRAAFVSGAYRRDETGPIAVSSTAVMDFTSQYTRLTEPLEAEQETPEPDDEAGGEKLLDVMVGRLEGRGEPAHQVWLPPLGDSPTLGELLPGISAHPRRGLTAAGVAPGLVARLGIVDRPFEQRRDVLEIDLAGSGGHVVVVGGPRSGKSTMLRDLVLSLALTHTPDETQFYVLDFGGSTFAALAGLPHVGGVSGRLEVNKVRRTVAEVMAVLVERERLFARIGVESMAEYRRMRADGRAVDDRFGDVFLVVDGWATVRSDYEDLEAVITQIAARGLTYGVHLVVGASRWMEMRPAARDMFGSRLELRLGDIADSMLDRRTAMNVPEGIPGRGITPDRFHFLTALPVLDAAQGVAETVAAIARHWPGQAAPPVRLLPAEFPYKELEPAGPGGIPIGVAETDLGVVRLDLDSDPHFLLYGDSRSGKTAFLRAFGRALTERHGPEEARIVVIDHRRSLLGAITEPHLIGYGTGASRSEEILAEVAQALRTRLPGPDVTADQLRNRSWWKGPELYVLVDDYDLVATASGNPLTLLQEFLGQARDVGLHVIIARRSGGAGRALYEPVTMALREIGSAGVLLSGQRDEGALLGNVRPSPQPPGRGWLVDRARGTQLVQLAWLPPPE
- a CDS encoding right-handed parallel beta-helix repeat-containing protein, whose amino-acid sequence is MARTIQVAPGRRGAYTTIGDALGDAPADAVVEVAEGTYREALYLSGKSVVIRPLPGAGPVIIDADGVPHAALSCRDGGVQLEGLVLRAGGAPALSAERSEIRLERCTLSSRDAAGISVNGGRLEVRKCTVENSVYGLLIEDADGTVTDCTITDIVEDGVLVRIGSAPVIRATTVSRCGNRGFYLYQFARPVLEACEVSNTGAAGIAVAYRSEPTLRRCRVHDVSGPGISFGRGTGGLVEECKLENTGSPGLEIDEEASPVVRERAEGLDGAGDLFDEMRRDDDGIEKLLAELDAMVGLTEVKAEVRGLIDELQVNEWRRSAGLSVAAGSNNLIFTGAPGTGKTTVARIYGKLLGALGVLPGGGFREVSRRDLVGQYLGHTAEKTASVFDEAKGGVLFIDEAYTLSRAAGSNDFGQESIDTLVKLMEDHRHESAVIVAGYTREMAEFLDANPGLASRFSKSVEFVNYSPDDLLLIMERMTAAGDYLLTASTTPHLHRYFDGLAGDPNFGNAREARKLFEGMRKAQAQRLRRLSGRPTLEDLRTLNQEDLFDVIGRP